GGGCGCTGAGCCGGTCATCCCCTCGGCACCTCGGCGGGTGGTCGCCCATGCCCTACGCTGAAGGTTCCTGACTCGACGACCCGGAGGCCCAGAACCGCCCGATGGACGGCTCTCAAAGTACGAACCCCCCTGCCCGCCCTCCCGCTGGTCCCGAGGCCGCGCGATGACCCCCTGGATCCTGCTGGCGGTCGCGCTGGCCCTGATCGTCCTGTGCGGCGTCTTCGTGGCCGCCGAGTTCGCGCTCGTCACGGTCGACCGGGGCCAGGTCGAGCGCGCTGCGGCCGACGGCGACGTCGCCGCCGGCGGTGTGCAGACGGCCCTGCGCTCGCTGTCGACCCAGCTCTCCGGCGCCCAGGTCGGCATCACGGTGACCAACCTCGGCATCGGCTACCTGGCCGAGCCGGCGATCTCCGAGCTGGTCCGCGGACCGCTCGAGGCGCTCGGGATGCCCGACGGGGGAGTCGCCCCCACCTCCCTGGTCTTCGGCTTCACGGTCAGCACCGTGCTCACCATGCTGTTCGGCGAGCTGGTGCCCAAGAACCTCGCGATCGCCCTGCCGATGGCCACCGCCCGCGCCACCCAGCTCCCGATGCGCTTCTTCACCGCCTTCATGCGTGGCCCGATCAAGGTGCTCAACGGCTCGGCCAACGCGATCGTGCGGCGGCTGGGCATCGAGCCGCAGGAGGAGCTGCGCTCGGCCCGCAGCTCCAACGAGCTCGCCTCGCTGATCCAGCGCTCGGCCGACGAGGGCACCCTCGACGCCGACACCGCCGAGCTCATGGAGCGCTCGGTCGAGTTCGGCACCCGCACCGCCGGCGAGATCATGACGCCGCGGGTGCGCACCCGCAGCCTCGAGGTCAACGACCGGGCCAGCGCCGTCATCGACCTGACCAGGCACACGGGCCACTCGCGCTTCCCGGTCCTCGACGACGACGACACGGTCGTCGGCACCGTCCACGTCAAGAACGCCGTGGCACTGCCGATGCACGAGCGCGCGACCACCAAGGTCAAGCACCTGATGGCCAAGCCGATCGTGGTCCCCGACTCCCTGCGCCTGGACCCCCTGCTGGCCCTGCTCCGCGCCGACGGGTTCCAGATGGCCGTGGTCCTCGACGAGTACGGCGGCCACGCCGGCATCGTGACCCTCGAGGACGTCATCGAGGAGATCGTCGGCGACATCGCCGACGAGCACGACCGCCTCGGCGCCCGCGCCCGCCAGCGTCGCGACGGCAGCTGGTCGCTGTCCGGGCTGCTGCGACCCGACGAGGTCGAGGACGTCACCGGGGTCGAGCTGCCCGAGAGCGAGGACTACGACACCGTCGCCGGCCTCGTGCTCCAGGTGCTCGGCAAGATCCCCGTCGTCGGCGACATCGCCGAGGTCGAGGTGCCCGACCGGTCCGACCCTGACGCCCCGCGCCGCCGCCTCGCCGTGCTCACCGTCGAGCACATGGACGGGCTGCGCATCGACCGGCTCTCGCTGCTGCTCCACGGGCCCGACCCCGAGCCGGACCCCGAGGCCGGCCCCGAGGCTGGCACCGAGCTCGACTCGGCTCCGGCGACGCCCGAGGGGAGCGAGTCGTGAGCGACACCGCCGCGCTCGTCGTCGCGGTCTTCCTCCTGGCGTTCAACGCGTTCTTCGTCGGCGCGGAGTTCGCGCTGATCTCCGCGCGCCGCAGCCAGATCGAGCCGCGCGCCCAGGCCGGGTCCCGCATGGCGCGCACGACGCTGCACGCCATGGAGAACGTCTCGGTGATGATGGCGGCCGCCCAGCTCGGCATCACCATCTGCTCCGTCGGCCTCGGCGCCGTCGGTGAGCCTGCCCTCGCCCACCTGATCGAGCCGCTCTTCGAGGACCTCGGCGTCCCGGAGGGCTTCGTCCACCCGGTGGCGTTCGTCCTGGCCCTCACCGTCGTGGTGTTCCTGCACGTCGTGCTCGGCGAGATGGTCCCCAAGAACATCGCCCTCGCCGGGCCCGAGCGGGCCGCGCTGGTGCTCGGACCGCTGCTGGTCGCCGTGGCGGCCCCCCTGCGTCCGATCATCAGCGCCCTCAACGCCATCGCCAACGCCACCCTGCGCCTGATCCGGGTCGAGCCGCGCGACGAGGTCAGCTCGACCTACACCCGCGCCGAGGTCGCCGCCCTGGTGGAGGAGTCGCGCGGGGAGGGCCTGATCGAGGCCGACGAGTACGACCGGCTCGCGGGCGCGCTCGGCTTCACCGAGAAGTCCGTCGAGCTGGTCTGCCTGCCCTCCGGCGGCCTGATCACGGTGCAGCGCGGCTCGACCCCGGCCGACGTCGAGGCGCTGTGCGCGAGCACCGGCTTCAGCCGCTTCCCGGTCTCGGCTGAGGACGGCGAGCTCCTGGGCTACCTGCACATCAAGGACGTCCTCGAGCCCGACGCCGAGCGCCGCGCCCGGCCCATCGACGACAAGTGGGTCCGGCCGTTCGCCACGGTGACCCACACCTCGCCGCTGCACGAGGCGCTCGAGGTCCTGCAGCGCCGCGGCTCCCACATGGCCCGCGTCGTCGACGCCACCGGCGCCACGCTCGGCGTCGCGACCCTCGAGGACGTCATCGAGGAGCTCGTCGGCGAGATCCGCGACGCAGCCCACCTCGAGGACTCGCCCTCCGGAGTCACCGGCTGAGTCACCGGCTGGGTCACCGGCTGGGTCCCCGGCTGAGTCCCCGGGTGGGCCACCGGCTCGGCGGTGCCGGGCCCACCCCGCTCACCGCCTAGGCTGCGTCCTTGTGAGCGAGACTGCGGACGGGACCCGGGGTGCCCCCGGTGCTCGGGGCCCGCAGCCCCTCGTCTGGACCGTGCCCAACGCCCTGAGCGCGCTGCGCCTGCTCGGCGTCCCGCTCTTCCTCTGGCTGATCCTCGGGCCCGAGGAGGACGTCTGGGCGCTCGCGGTGCTGATGGTCTCGGGCGTCACCGACTTCCTCGACGGCTGGCTGGCCCGCAAGCTCGACCAGCAGTCGGTGGTCGGGCAGATCCTCGACCCCGTCGCCGACCGGCTCTACATCCTGGCCGTGGTGGTCGGCCTGGCGATGCGCGACATCATCCCGTGGTGGATGGCCATCTCGCTGCCGCTGCGCGACCTGCTGATGTGGGGACTGGTGCCGCTGCTGCGCACCCGTGGCTTCAGCGCGCTGCCGGTGCACTTCCTCGGCAAGGCCGCCACGTTCAACCTGCTCTACGCGTTCCCGCTGCTGCTCCTCGGCGATGGCGACGGCACCGTGGCGACCCTGGCCGAGGTCTTCGGCTGGGCGTTCGCGATCTGGGGCATCGGGCTCTACTGGTGGGCCGGGTTGCTCTACGCCTGGCAGGTGCGCCGCCTGCTGGCCACGACCGAGCGACGACCCGCCCGAGACCGGGGCCGCGCCCGTACCCGCAACGCGGCCCGCGACGGCTGACATGGACCAGCACGAGCACCGCGCCGGACGCGACCGGCGTACGCCGACCCCGACCGTGACCGCGGCCGCACCCGTGCCCGACCGGGTGCGGATGCCCCTGCTGACCCTCATCACCCAGCAGTCGCTCGACGAGGACTACCAGCACGCCGCCGACCGCCGGACCGCCGGCGCACCGCTCCCACCGCGGGGGCGCCAGCTCCGGGTGGCGACGGTCGTCGTGATGGTCTTCGGGGTCCTCGCGGCCACGGCGTTCGTGCAGACCAACCGCAACGCCGACGTCGACTCGGCCAGCCGGGCCACCCTCATCGACCGGATCGAGTCGGCCAGCGACCAGCGTGCGTTGCTGGAGAAGCGGGTCGCGGCCTACCGCACCCGGGTCGCCCAGCTCGAGCGCGGCGTACGCCGGCTCACCGACCAGCAGCAGGCCCTGGCGCTCACCGAGCGGCGCCTGCAGGTCGGCACCGGCTTCATCGCGGTCCGCGGCGAGGGGGTGCGGGTGACCGTCACCCAGGCGCCCGACGCCGACGACGCCCAGGAGGTCAAGGACCTCGACCTGCGGCTGCTGGTCAACGGCCTGTTCGAGGCCGGCGCAGAGGCAGTGGCCGTCAACGGCCAGCGGATGT
The genomic region above belongs to Nocardioides plantarum and contains:
- a CDS encoding DUF881 domain-containing protein; the protein is MDQHEHRAGRDRRTPTPTVTAAAPVPDRVRMPLLTLITQQSLDEDYQHAADRRTAGAPLPPRGRQLRVATVVVMVFGVLAATAFVQTNRNADVDSASRATLIDRIESASDQRALLEKRVAAYRTRVAQLERGVRRLTDQQQALALTERRLQVGTGFIAVRGEGVRVTVTQAPDADDAQEVKDLDLRLLVNGLFEAGAEAVAVNGQRMSSTTAIRTSGVAIAVNFVGVAPPYVVEAIGDTRTLAARFADSTTGQVFASNAASYGFTYDVDNVDDLRLPAAPASRQVLRSAREKTADDQTYQRGGTTQ
- a CDS encoding hemolysin family protein; the protein is MSDTAALVVAVFLLAFNAFFVGAEFALISARRSQIEPRAQAGSRMARTTLHAMENVSVMMAAAQLGITICSVGLGAVGEPALAHLIEPLFEDLGVPEGFVHPVAFVLALTVVVFLHVVLGEMVPKNIALAGPERAALVLGPLLVAVAAPLRPIISALNAIANATLRLIRVEPRDEVSSTYTRAEVAALVEESRGEGLIEADEYDRLAGALGFTEKSVELVCLPSGGLITVQRGSTPADVEALCASTGFSRFPVSAEDGELLGYLHIKDVLEPDAERRARPIDDKWVRPFATVTHTSPLHEALEVLQRRGSHMARVVDATGATLGVATLEDVIEELVGEIRDAAHLEDSPSGVTG
- a CDS encoding CDP-alcohol phosphatidyltransferase family protein — encoded protein: MSETADGTRGAPGARGPQPLVWTVPNALSALRLLGVPLFLWLILGPEEDVWALAVLMVSGVTDFLDGWLARKLDQQSVVGQILDPVADRLYILAVVVGLAMRDIIPWWMAISLPLRDLLMWGLVPLLRTRGFSALPVHFLGKAATFNLLYAFPLLLLGDGDGTVATLAEVFGWAFAIWGIGLYWWAGLLYAWQVRRLLATTERRPARDRGRARTRNAARDG
- a CDS encoding hemolysin family protein; this translates as MTPWILLAVALALIVLCGVFVAAEFALVTVDRGQVERAAADGDVAAGGVQTALRSLSTQLSGAQVGITVTNLGIGYLAEPAISELVRGPLEALGMPDGGVAPTSLVFGFTVSTVLTMLFGELVPKNLAIALPMATARATQLPMRFFTAFMRGPIKVLNGSANAIVRRLGIEPQEELRSARSSNELASLIQRSADEGTLDADTAELMERSVEFGTRTAGEIMTPRVRTRSLEVNDRASAVIDLTRHTGHSRFPVLDDDDTVVGTVHVKNAVALPMHERATTKVKHLMAKPIVVPDSLRLDPLLALLRADGFQMAVVLDEYGGHAGIVTLEDVIEEIVGDIADEHDRLGARARQRRDGSWSLSGLLRPDEVEDVTGVELPESEDYDTVAGLVLQVLGKIPVVGDIAEVEVPDRSDPDAPRRRLAVLTVEHMDGLRIDRLSLLLHGPDPEPDPEAGPEAGTELDSAPATPEGSES